Proteins encoded by one window of Manduca sexta isolate Smith_Timp_Sample1 chromosome 12, JHU_Msex_v1.0, whole genome shotgun sequence:
- the LOC115440731 gene encoding facilitated trehalose transporter Tret1, translating to MSEKINRNIQYLAGICAASAFIFTGATLAWSSPAIPKFKSGEANVLITDAQCSWVVSLHSAGALLGCYIGQILNERVGRRWTLLGSAVPGLLGACFIIFTAKPEVMYVARFLMGSATGIAAVVTMIYVTEIADKEIRGALGMTVQIMNNLGSLIMYGIGPFVSYTALNSILVSIPICYSLACLWIPESPYYHLKDGRLDAAKKEFRALNSGKDEKTIDEQLAVMRSHVLESMENKTTVKELFTNMRYRKALYVVGGLKLLQYMTGIFVIQSYVEVIFRQSRFVSGPIASIVYGFVQILAGICATFLTHRLGRRILMFISCLGVAISMTIVGVYFYLVDRVKIEDPTTLASLAPMPLIGIFGFNILYANGIGNLPYVMQAELFPVNVKAVASSIATMLVCVLGFLVTLCYQSIKDILGHYTVFWSFAFVGYVGVVFIYYCVPETKDKTLEEVQDNITERPPESEALRTKKDDDV from the exons ATGTCTGagaaaataaacagaaatatacAGTATCTTGCAGGTATATGTG cggCCAGCGCGTTCATATTTACAGGCGCAACACTCGCGTGGTCATCCCCTGCGATTCCAAAGTTTAAAAGTGGAGAAGCAAACGTGCTCATTACcgat GCCCAATGTTCATGGGTGGTATCCTTGCACTCCGCTGGCGCTCTGCTCGGCTGCTACATCGGCCAGATCCTCAACGAACGCGTCGGGAGACGATGGACGTTATTGGGCTCAGCAGTTCCTGGACTTTTAGGAGCG tgctttataatttttactgcTAAGCCAGAAGTGATGTACGTAGCTCGGTTTTTAATGGGCTCAGCGACTGGTATTGCAGCTGtg GTGACCATGATATACGTAACAGAAATCGCGGACAAAGAGATCAGAGGAGCTTTGGGTATGACAGTGCAAATTATGAACAACTTAGGAAGCCTCATAATGTACGGCATCGGACCTTTTGTATCGTACACTgcattaaattctatattagTTTCCATACCCATTTGTTACTCCCTCGCTTGTCTATGGATTCCGGAGTCGCCGTACTACCATTTGAAAGATGGCAGACTCGACGCGGCTAAAAAGGAGTTCCGTGCTTTGAATTCCggtaaagatgaaaag aCTATTGACGAACAGTTGGCTGTGATGCGATCTCATGTGCTAGAGAGTATGGAGAATAAAACCACTGTGAAAGAACTGTTCACCAATATGAGATATAGAAAGGCGTTATACGTAGTAGGAG GTTTAAAATTACTACAATACATGACGGGGATTTTTGTTATCCAGTCGTACGTTGAAGTGATATTTAGACAGAGCAGATTTGTATCCGGACCAATAGCAAGCATAGTGTATGGTTTTGTGCAAATCCTAGCGG gTATATGCGCAACGTTTCTGACGCATCGCTTAGGCCGGCGAATACTGATGTTTATATCGTGCCTCGGTGTCGCCATTTCAATGACTATAGTAggcgtatatttttatttagtggATCGTGTGAAGATCGAAGACCCAACCACATTGGCATCGTTGGCTCCGATGCCTTTGATCGGCATATTCggttttaacatattgtatGCTAACGGTATAGGTAATCTTCCGTACGTGATGCAAGCGGAACTCTTTCCCGTTAATGTTAAAGCTGTGGCCTCTAGTATAGCGACAATGCTCGTCTGTGTATTAGGTTTTTTAGTTACTCTTTGCTATCAAAGTATAAAAGACATTTTAGGACACTACACTGTTTTCTGGTCGTTTGCATTTGTAGGTTATGTTGGcgttgtatttatatattattgcgtTCCCGAGACGAAGGATAAGACTCTAGAAGAGGTGCAGGATAATATAACAGAGCGGCCGCCTGAAAGTGAGGCGCTTCGCACTAAAAAGGATGATGATGTATAA
- the LOC115440728 gene encoding uncharacterized protein LOC115440728, with product MYFVEKMSESQEIEGNRSFKNNPISQLSLVDKYVQVELIKNCSFEGFVHSVDPITNSIILSTSQGNFKTTVIPGHAILGVTTKPIPPDMYPPSKISASASLQDMSSRKTKIMEWFKTNFITSTEAGDRIVLGNVSILPPYGSMDICTDSPVVAMQIKKLLESMPEDINTG from the exons ATGT acTTCGTTGAAAAGATGAGTGAAAGTCAGGAAATTGAAGGTAACAGAAGTTTTAAAAACAACCCTATCAGTCAGCTGAGTCTTGTTGACAAATATGTTCAAGTTGAGCTTATCAAAAATTGCTCGTTCGAGGGTTTTGTCCATTCTGTCGATCCTATAACGAATAG tatcATACTATCAACTTCCCAAGGCAACTTTAAAACAACTGTAATACCTGGTCATGCAATATTAGGTGTAACAACAAAACCAATTCCACCTGATATGTACCCACCGAGCAAAATCTCTGCCAGTGCATCACTACAAGACATGTCATCaagaaaaaccaaaataatggaatggtttaaaacaaatttcattacATCTACAGAAGCTGGTGATAGAATAGTGTTAGGAAATGTTAGCATATTACCTCCATATGGGAGTATGGATATTTGTACTGATAGTCCCGTGGTggcaatgcaaataaaaaagctACTAGAAAGTATGCCTGAAGATATTAATACAGGATag